TTCCTTAGAAAGATCATTATTAGACGATGCAGGAGACGGACAATTAGACATGTCATTTGAACAGGCATGTCTTATTGCATCGGGTGTCGATACCGATAAAAAGATGCGGACTTATCTGGCAAAAATCGACCTCCTTATCTTCCGAATTAGCCATGAAACAGATGTCGGCAAAACCAGCGATCCAATAACAAAGACAGAGAAAATATTCGATTGGCTGCAAAAAAACGCTAATGAAGGGGTATATAATGATTGCTATGATATCAGAGACACCCTCAATCTCAAGGTGGGGAACTGCCTCTCCTATGCAATACGGTTTACCATAATATGCCGGCGCTTTGGTATCGATATAAAAAACATCTTTGTTCCAGGACATATTTATAATATGCTGGTGTCCAATGGACGAACACATTATTTTGAACATACCCATAGTGATGGTATTGTAAAGAAAATGGACAAGTACAATCCTCAAAAAAAGATCATGAAGGATGAAGAACTGATTGCCGAGATATTTTTATATAAGGCCCGGAATGCAAATCATGATATGAAATATGAAGAATCGTGGAAACACTGCCAGCAGGCGTTGATGTGCAATCCTCATGATAACCGTCCTGTAATTTTGCTTTTGGATAATTACATTGCAAAGAAGAATTACGAAGAGGCATTTCGATATCTGAATGAATATCTCTCCCGGCATCCCGATGACATGAAATCGTTGAAAAATGCCTATATACTATTACAAAAGTTGTGTAAAAAAGAGGGTAATAAAGTTCAATAAAATGAGAACTGTATGTTTTTTCTTACTGGGAATATGGAGGAACAAGAAAGACAATGTATACGTGGTAGGAATTAACCCAAAATAGGTACTGATTTCAGACATTTTTCCTGCGTATGGGAGGAGCGGTTGTGGCTACTTATAAATTCGTGGCGAAAGATTTAATGACAGAAAAGGTGGTTTGTGTCCATACGGAAACCCCAATCAATGATCTTATAAAAATACTTGTCAAAAACCATATAAACGGGGCACCCGTTGTTGATAAAAAGGGAAAACTGGTCGGGGTTGTTTCAAAGACAGATATTGTTGAATATGACGAAAAAACAAGCAAGAAGCGAAGAGATATTACGAAAAAATCGTTTTATAGCGACACCAATGGAAAATTGAAAAAAGAACTGGATAAGCTATTAAAGACAAAAACTTTTGGAAAAACCTCCGTAAAAGACATCATGACACCGCGTGTCATTACTGCACAGACGGATGATACGATAGACCGCCTTGCAAAGATCATGTATGACAAAAAAATTCATAGGGTCATTATACAGGATAAGGAGCAGGTTATTGGAGTTGTGAGTACCCTGGATATCCTCCGTGCCGTGAGCACCATGGGCTATGGCAGCAGTGCCTTTGTTACGGAAGAGGCAATTCTGGATCTGCAGGAACGGCTGGAAGCAGCAGAAAAGTCCATCATGTCCCTGCGTGATATTCTGGACAGAATTCACGGAGAGAAGTAAAATGCAGGGGCAAACCGCTGTTTTCACCCACGTCTTTTGATAATTCTCTGGATACATTTTGTAGTTAAAATAATGAGTAAAAAATCGTTTATTTTTTTTAGTATTCTTCTTAGTTTGGTACTTGTTGTGGTTATCTATTTAGTTACAGAATCCTTATATAATGGGGGAAGAAGCAATAGTATAGAAAATAGCTTTCAGCAAGTCGTGCATGGTGTGGGTCTGGGTGCCACAACAAAACCGACATGGTGTTATATCAACTTCGACCCAAGGGTTGACCCTCGGTGCCCGTGTATCGAATGGCCCATCCCGGGGGGATACTGTTACTGTCCTGATCATACCGGCACGGTTTCTTATATAGCGGGTAATATGGAAATGGGTGTAGCGATTGAGATTGTTAGAAATCACTGAACACCGTCTATAGATTATTATTGCAGCATCCAAAAGCTGCATTTTTCGAGAGCATCAGAACCGGGCAGGTCGGACAATGCACGCCATAATCAATCTATCTTGATCCAATTCGTAATGCAAAATCCACCCCGATTTCTCAATTTTTGGTAGGCAGTGCCTACCCTAACTGGTTTTTTTATACAGAGTCAAATTTTCCCAAAGATAACGTTCTTTTGGCACGAGATGTTTATCAAGATATTCATCGTTTTTGTTAGCAAACCATTGTTCTTGAAGAGTATCTGATTTTCCCCCAAAACCATTTTCCGCTTTTGTTAGCAACATACAATTCGCAAGTTGATTTCGATCGGCTTCCTTGTATTTCATTATGCCGAGCATTCCCGCTCGAGGATTTTTGATACGTATTTTTTTCAATGCGCTTTGTGGGAAAACATGATCTACTTAAGGAAAGTTGTTTTTTTAAGCAGGTGTATAGTCGAAATCCCGATACCATAAATTGAAAAGCAGCGATTCGTATCAGTATGGCCCCATTTCGACCATTATTTTGTTACCTCTGTCCACCTTAAAATATTTTTGGGCGTTTCCCTGATTGACAGAGATTTCTAAAAAACCTGCACTTCCAAAGAGGACGAGTGGTTCTCCTGGCTTTACATCCATGTAAGTCTTACGCAACCCCATGATTTTCTTTTTTCTAAGGGTCGTCTCCATGACATATTTCCGAACTATCCCTTTTTCTCCACACGAAAGATGGAAAATAGAAGCTCGTTTGGCATACTTCCCTTTCATTCCCGCCTTGCGGATGTAGAGAATAGGAGAGGTGGTCTTGTCTCTGCGTGTTGTGGGCTTGGATTGGTTGATGATGTGTTGCTCAATATGCGATTGCGTAATATTGGTAATAAGGTTTCCAAATCGGTCGATGTAGATGATCCGACCCTCCAATTGTCCTGTCTTTTTACATTCAGGACCGGGTATATTCAAGTGTTCCAACTGGTTGATTTTGGAACCTAATTGTTGCGGTTTTATGCCCAACGACAGATGTGCTGCAACGGGTGCAAAGACGTCCCGACCGTGAAAGGTATTGCTGAGCGATGGTAAGAAAAATTTAGTATTTGTTACACGGATGATGTTTTTTGGTTTCTCTCCTGGAACAATGAAGCTGAGAATACCGTTGTTGGGTACAAGAAAGATATAGTTCCGTATGCACACACAGATAATATCTCTCCGGCTTCCAACGCCAGGGTCGACAACTGCTACATGGATAGTTCCTTTAGGAAAATATTGATACGATGTAGAGAGAAGGTAAGCACCATTCAATATGTCATGTGGAGGAATAGTATGGCAGATGTCGATAATATTTGCTGAAGGATTTATGCCCGCTATCACTCCTTTCATGATACCTACGTATGCGTCCTGATTGCCAAAGTCTGTTAACAGGGTAATTATGTGAGATCGGCGCATCGGTAAGCAAGTCTCCCGCCTGGACTGACAGAGGTCTGTTCTCCAAAAAGAACGGACAGTAAATCCAGCAATTTATATCCACAAGATTTGAATTATAGTAATAACAAAATATTTTAAATTCAAGATGGAAAATTTATTTTAATTTTTCTTTGCATTTATGCATACTCTTTGGTAGTATTTGTTTTATAATGTTTGGTTGTATTATAAAGTCATACGATAATATTGGTGTTATATTAAGGCTGCAAGGTTTATAACCTCGTAGCCTTTTTTGTTTTTAAAGGTTTTTAAAATGTGAGAGGGGGTGATTTAAGAATGGCAAATGGAACAGTGAAGTGGTTCAATGACAAGAAGGGATTTGGTTTTATTTCCCAGGATAACGGTCAGGATGTGTTTGTACATCAAACATCAATCCAAACTGAGGGTTTTAGGACCCTTGCAGAGGGAGACAAAGTCGAGTTCGAGGTCATAAAGGACCAGAAGGGCTACAAAGCCACAAAAGTCGTTAAATTATAAGTTTATTAAAAAGCACACTCTTATATTTTAAAGAATAATCAGTTGCAGTAGTTATGGTGTATAGAAATATGGAGTAGCCGTTTAAATTATCGTTATAATTACGACATGAAAGCCCCAATATCGGAAAGGATATTGGGGCTTTTTGTTTGATGTCCTAGAAAGCCTCCCGGTAAAGTGATCCTTATTTTTTTAGCCATCGTGCGACATCCTTTGCCCAATAAGTGAGGATCATGTCGGCACCGGCACGTTTGATTCCGGTCAAAATTTCCAGGGCAACACGCTTTTCATCAATCCAACCCTTTTCTGCCGCAGCCTTCACGACAGAAAATTCACCACTCACATTATAGGCTGCAACAGGATAATCAAATGTGTCTTTTATTATTCGGATAATATCGAGATAGGCCAATGCCGGTTTTACCATCACGATATCGGCACCCTCTTCAATATCCAGCGATACCTCACGTAACGCCTCTACTGCATTGTGGGGGTCCATCTGGTAAGAAGAGCGATCTCCAAATTCTGGCGTGGACTCAGCGGCCTCCCTGAAGGGACCGTAAAACCCCGAAGCATATTTGGCGGAGTAAGCCATAATGGGGATATGATTAAATTCCTCCTCATCAAGCGCATCCCGGATTGCCCCGACGCGACCATCCATCATATCACTCGGCGCTATGACATCTGCACCCGCCCTTGCATGAGAAACGGCCTCTTTTGCCAGGAGTTCCAGGGTCATGTCGTTATCCACTTCAAAATGACCCGTCTTGTCGTCTCTTCTTACAAACCCACAATGTCCGTGATCGGTATACTCACACATGCAAACGTCTGTGATTACGAGAATGTTTTTTGCTGCTTTTTTAATGGCGATGATGGCCTGTTGAATTATACCTTCATCAGCATAGGCGCCGGAACCCATCTCGTCCTTTTTCTCGGGAATCCCAAAGAGAATTACGCCAGGGATCCCCATCCCTTCTAATTCCTTTACCTCTTCAGTAATCTTGTCAACAGACATCTGATAATTTCCCGGCATGGATGGTATCGGTTGCTTCACACCTTTCCCTGGTCGGATAAAGAGTGGCATGATCAGGTCATCCACTGAAAGATGTGTTTCTCGAACCAACCTTCTGATATTTTCATTCTGGCGTAATCGGCGCAGCCGCTGTTTTGGAAAGCCCATAGTATTTTTCCCTTATAAATTATGATAGTTCACCACTTCCTTTTTATACTGCTAAAAGGAAGTATGAACCGTTACAAAAATTATACTCAATGCACGCTGATATATTACCACAAAAAACAGATTTTTACATATTTTTTATATTTCACCTTATTTTCTCTGCATCCTCGTGTTCCCTGAGGTGAACTATTACTATTTTCTACAGGTATCCCAAGGGGAATCTTATTAAATGTGTTTTTTATTTTCCCGCTAAATAAACATTTCATAAGGAGATACCCTTATTCAGAAACCATCATCAGGGGATTGATATTTCAGATATTTGACTTTATCCCGGAAATGCTTTTTAATGAGGGCAACGAGTTCATCAGGTTTTACGAAACAGTGTGTTTTCTTTCCCGGATGGTACATTCGTCCTGTTAGATATTGTTTGTGCTTACTTTTTGTAAACAAACAATATGTCTTATCTAACAGGGTGAAGATATTTCTGCTCGACTTATGACCTAAAAATTTTTTTAATCACGTATTTTTTAACAAAGTAATACTTTTAACGACTTATAGAGAAGGAGCCGGGTATGTTACCTGTAAAACCAGAAATCATATCGTTCCTTATTGCAGACATGGTTATTCAGGAAAAGGGGACAAACAAATGGAGTGCAATAGGGATATTCGATAAAATTCGAGCTGCAAACTTTCCATATATACATCCCTGTTTAGCCCTTTACATCCGTCTTGCAGATGCGGAAGGAGATTACGATATTCGCGTTGAATTTTGTGACGATAACGACCGTATATTCGCTGTTTTTGAAGGAATAACCCTGTCGATTCTTTCCCGGTTGCATCATCCGGACATAGGGATAAGGGCCGTAAATCTGCTTATTCCGAAATCAGGAAAATATTATTTTAAACTCTATTTCAATGGAGCATTTGCTAAAGGTTTTCAATTAGATGTTGAAGAAATACAACCAATAAAACAGAAAAATGAATAGGTTGTGGTAAATAAGGGCATATCACAGTGGTCTAAATTCGAATTATTTCATGTTTTTCCGTAGCACGCCAGTGAATACCCTCATAACGGCA
The sequence above is a segment of the Candidatus Brocadia sp. genome. Coding sequences within it:
- a CDS encoding transglutaminase domain-containing protein; this encodes MKVSMNYFLSIKEFCIIVFLLLVGCHTSLHTESVIKRDTYSLERSLLDDAGDGQLDMSFEQACLIASGVDTDKKMRTYLAKIDLLIFRISHETDVGKTSDPITKTEKIFDWLQKNANEGVYNDCYDIRDTLNLKVGNCLSYAIRFTIICRRFGIDIKNIFVPGHIYNMLVSNGRTHYFEHTHSDGIVKKMDKYNPQKKIMKDEELIAEIFLYKARNANHDMKYEESWKHCQQALMCNPHDNRPVILLLDNYIAKKNYEEAFRYLNEYLSRHPDDMKSLKNAYILLQKLCKKEGNKVQ
- a CDS encoding cold-shock protein — its product is MANGTVKWFNDKKGFGFISQDNGQDVFVHQTSIQTEGFRTLAEGDKVEFEVIKDQKGYKATKVVKL
- a CDS encoding CBS domain-containing protein, whose product is MGGAVVATYKFVAKDLMTEKVVCVHTETPINDLIKILVKNHINGAPVVDKKGKLVGVVSKTDIVEYDEKTSKKRRDITKKSFYSDTNGKLKKELDKLLKTKTFGKTSVKDIMTPRVITAQTDDTIDRLAKIMYDKKIHRVIIQDKEQVIGVVSTLDILRAVSTMGYGSSAFVTEEAILDLQERLEAAEKSIMSLRDILDRIHGEK
- the hemB gene encoding porphobilinogen synthase, translated to MGFPKQRLRRLRQNENIRRLVRETHLSVDDLIMPLFIRPGKGVKQPIPSMPGNYQMSVDKITEEVKELEGMGIPGVILFGIPEKKDEMGSGAYADEGIIQQAIIAIKKAAKNILVITDVCMCEYTDHGHCGFVRRDDKTGHFEVDNDMTLELLAKEAVSHARAGADVIAPSDMMDGRVGAIRDALDEEEFNHIPIMAYSAKYASGFYGPFREAAESTPEFGDRSSYQMDPHNAVEALREVSLDIEEGADIVMVKPALAYLDIIRIIKDTFDYPVAAYNVSGEFSVVKAAAEKGWIDEKRVALEILTGIKRAGADMILTYWAKDVARWLKK